One window of the Epinephelus moara isolate mb chromosome 24, YSFRI_EMoa_1.0, whole genome shotgun sequence genome contains the following:
- the LOC126385936 gene encoding zinc finger protein 436-like, protein MSSVEYLREFVNERLTAAAEEIFGVFKRTIVEYEEVIDRQRRLLDIVWKPELKLHRTELPQQHVCKEEEDEEDEEDLAEQQLFIQEMNSSVDQEEPEPPLIKEEEEEVCSSQEEEQLVLKQETDGFMLIPPYEESDHSEAEPNTNYQPLSHNSHVTESQDQVGGEQEDSGSPGNTELQPKKRHLESSCHSNNVNNSKTQCDTHTGKRFKCETCGKAFKFKSQLHAHMRQHTGEKPFSCKTCGKRFSDKSVLNTHEKIHTGEKPYSCTTCGKDFLYYSGLLYHLKIHTGEKPFTCKTCGGAFRSSSNLKSHMRIHTGEKPYLCKTCGVSFCDLSTLKRHVRVHTGEKPHSCQVCGKRFSQISVLRAHVRVHTGERPYTCKICGRAFGRSAHLKVHVRSHTDEKQCSCCVVKCFSHKRETMSSVEYLREFVNIRLTAAAEEIFGVFKRTIVEYEEVIDRQRKLLDVVWKPDIEVNRIELPQQHICAEEEGEEDREEEEEGHADQQLRIQERNSSVDQDDPEPSLIKEEQEELCSSQEGEQLVLKQETDGFMLIPPYEESNHSEDHTPSFNSDNSSAGTVVKVIVVNSPASESNSDHRLLSHSSHVFESRDQVGGEHGDSPGNAELQPRLHESNSHSNNVYNSTMSDNTHMGEKSFKCDTCGKAFKFKSQLHIHLRIHTGEKPFSCKTCGKDFRYNSHLRVHMTTHTDDKPYCCTICGKDFRYNSHLIVHMTTHTGEKPYSCEICGKDFRHSNRLKVHMRMHTGEKPYLCKICGNRFYEMSALKRHIIIHTGEKPFACITCGKAFGRKGQLTVHEYSHRREDETLQELMK, encoded by the exons ATGTCTTCAGTGGAGTATCTGAGAGAGTTTGTCAACGAGcgactaactgctgctgctgaagaaatattCGGAGTTTTTAAAAGAACCATCGTCGAGTACGAAGAAGTGATCGACCGTCAGCGCAGACTGTTGGATATCGTTTGGAAACCTGAATTAAAGTtacacaggacag AGCTCCCACAGCAGCATGTctgtaaggaggaggaggatgaggaggatgaggaagaccttgctgagcagcagctctttATTCAGGAGATGAActccagtgtggaccaagaggagccagagcctccattgattaaagaggaagaggaggaagtgtgcagcAGTCAGGAGGAAGAGCAGCTTGTACTGAAGCAGGAGACTGATGGCTTCATGTTGATTCCTCCTTATGAGGAAAGTGACCACAGTGAAGCAGAACCAAACACTAACTACCAGCCCCTCTCTCACAACTCTCATGTCACTGAGAGCCAAGATCAGGTTGGAGGCGAGCAAGAAGACTCAGGATCACCTGGGAATACAGAGCTTCAACCAAAGAAAAGACATCTTGAAAGTAGTTGTCACAGTAACAATGTAAACAACTCAAAGACTCAGTGTGACACTCACACAGGTAAAAGGTTTAAGTGTGAGACATGTGGGAAAGCTTTTAAGTTTAAGTCCCAGTTGCATGCACACATGAGacaacacacaggtgagaagccattttcatgcaaaacatgtgggaaaaGATTCAGTGACAAGTCAGTTTTGAACACTCATGAAaaaatccacacaggtgagaagccgtattcTTGCACAACATGTGGAAAAGATTTCCTGTATTATAGTGGCTTGTTGTACCATCTAAAAATCCACACGGGCGAGAAGCCGTTTACATGTAAAACATGTGGGGGAGCTTTTAGATCGAGCAGTAACTTGAAAAGccacatgagaatccacacaggtgagaagccgtaccTTTGCAAGACCTGCGGCGTAAGTTTCTGTGACTTGTCCACATTGAAAAGGCATGTAAgagtccacacaggtgagaagccacaTTCTTGCCAAGTCTGTGGGAAAAGGTTTTCTCAGATATCTGTACTGCGCGCTCATGTAAgagtccacacaggtgagaggcCATATACATGTAAAATATGTGGGAGAGCTTTCGGACGTAGTGCTCACTTGAAAGTCCACGTGAGAAGTCATACAGATGAGAAGCA GTGTAGTTGTTGCGTAGTTAAATGTTTCAGTCATAAACGGGAAACCATGTCTTCAGTGGAGTATCTGAGAGAGTTTGTCAACATCcgactaactgctgctgctgaagaaatattCGGAGTTTTTAAAAGAACCATCGTCGAGTACGAAGAAGTGATCGACCGTCAGCGCAAACTGTTGGATGTCGTTTGGAAACCCGACATAGAGGTTAACAGAATAG AGCTCCCACAGCAACATATCTGtgcggaggaggagggggaggaggacagggaagaggaggaggagggtcaCGCTGACCAGCAGCTCCGCATTCAAGAGAGGAATTCCAGTGTGGACCAAGATGACCCAGAGCCTTCACTgattaaagaggaacaggaggaactgtgcagcagtcaggagggagagcagcttgtaCTGAAGCAGGAGACTGATGGCTTCATGTTGATTCCTCCTTATGAGGAAAGTAACCACAGTGAAGATCACACTCCCAGCTTCAATTCTGATAACAGTTCAGCAGGAACTGTAGTGAAAGTAATAGTTGTGAACTCTCCAGCTTCAGAATCAAACAGCGACCACCGGCTGCTCTCTCACAGCTCTCATGTCTTTGAGAGCCGAGATCAGGTTGGAGGCGAGCATGGAGACTCACCTGGGAATGCAGAGCTTCAACCAAGACTTCATGAAAGTAACAGCCACAGCAACAATGTGTACAACTCTACCATGTCAGATAATACTCACATGGGTGAAAAGTCTTTCAAATGTGACACTTGTGGGAAAGCTTTCAAGTTTAAGTCCCAGTTACACATACACctgagaatccacacaggtgagaagccattttcttgcaaaacatgtgggaaagATTTCCGGTATAACAGTCACCTGAGAGTccacatgacaacacacacagatgataaGCCGTACTGTTGCACAATATGCGGGAAAGATTTCAGATACAACAGTCACTTGATTGTCCACATGACGACACACACGGGTGAGAAGCCGTACTCCTGCGAAATATGCGGAAAAGATTTCCGACACAGCAATCGCCTGAAAGTCCACATGAGAATGCACACGGGTGAGAAGCCGTACCTGTGCAAAATCTGCGGGAACAGATTCTATGAGATGTCCGCATTGAAAAGGCACATTataatccacacaggtgagaagccttTTGCTTGCATAACATGTGGGAAAGCTTTCGGACGTAAAGGTCAGCTGACCGTCCACGagtattcacacaggagagaagacGAAACTTTGCAAGAACTCATGAAGTGA